A single genomic interval of Chryseobacterium paludis harbors:
- a CDS encoding RrF2 family transcriptional regulator has product MLSKKSQYAFKALSYLVEKRNEGPTLISEIAEHKKIPLKFLENILLELKKSSILDSKKGKGGGYFFKENPANVTLAKIIRLVNGPIAMLPCVSLNFYEKCDDCNEDHCGLHDVLIEVRDASLRILEEKTLMDLID; this is encoded by the coding sequence ATGTTGTCAAAAAAATCTCAATATGCTTTTAAGGCACTTTCATATCTTGTAGAAAAAAGAAATGAAGGGCCTACGCTTATTTCCGAAATCGCAGAACATAAGAAAATTCCGTTGAAATTTTTGGAAAATATTCTGCTTGAACTAAAAAAATCAAGCATCCTTGATAGTAAGAAAGGAAAGGGTGGTGGATATTTCTTTAAAGAAAATCCCGCGAATGTGACGCTTGCTAAAATTATCCGTTTAGTGAACGGACCTATTGCTATGCTTCCCTGTGTAAGTTTAAATTTCTATGAAAAATGTGATGACTGCAATGAAGATCACTGTGGTCTACACGATGTACTTATCGAAGTTCGGGATGCCTCACTTAGGATCCTTGAAGAAAAAACATTAATGGATTTGATCGACTGA
- a CDS encoding helix-turn-helix domain-containing protein — protein MEKLRNLRKQRGFSQEKLAGIIATDPSNYSRKERGEIRIYDDEWEKLAAALNVPVEEIKEERPTGIVHNDNSTFSDNSNSGNFYNQQFNIPDSVIENLQDYIKVLKEQIEALKEENQKLKSK, from the coding sequence ATGGAAAAGCTACGAAATCTAAGAAAACAGAGAGGATTCTCTCAGGAAAAACTGGCAGGTATCATCGCAACCGATCCTTCCAATTACTCTCGTAAGGAAAGAGGAGAAATAAGAATATATGATGATGAATGGGAAAAGTTGGCGGCAGCTTTAAATGTACCCGTGGAAGAGATAAAAGAAGAAAGGCCAACAGGTATTGTACATAATGATAACTCAACTTTTAGCGACAACTCAAATTCCGGTAATTTTTATAATCAACAATTTAATATTCCAGATTCTGTGATAGAAAATTTACAGGATTATATTAAAGTTTTAAAAGAGCAGATTGAAGCTTTAAAAGAGGAAAATCAGAAGTTAAAATCTAAATAG
- a CDS encoding T9SS type A sorting domain-containing protein has protein sequence MKLKLLFGAFMFSAITANAQLASINENFDSFATVGTGSLPQNNWTTKINVVDPASDPILTVEGTADKYIQAYSLFSPNVPFYLISPQIVAPTVGQTLSVSTLRIGGVPGGTGTLQIGLVASPTDMSTFTPIGNAIALSSSTATTTTVNVPTSTYQYIAFKFSASMVHQALRLDNVVLTAAGSLGTSNNVKSTNTIKFAVNSENTALQFVSKKDPKNIQIYSATGQKLAEGKLNNQRFDISKLQTGIYYIAIETAEGSVTKSKFIKK, from the coding sequence ATGAAACTAAAACTACTTTTTGGAGCTTTTATGTTTTCCGCTATTACAGCTAATGCTCAATTAGCATCTATCAATGAAAACTTTGATTCGTTTGCTACTGTAGGTACAGGGTCATTACCACAAAACAACTGGACTACAAAAATTAATGTTGTGGATCCTGCTTCAGACCCTATTTTAACTGTTGAAGGGACAGCTGATAAATATATTCAGGCATATTCACTATTTTCTCCAAACGTACCGTTTTACTTAATTTCACCACAAATTGTAGCACCAACCGTTGGTCAGACTTTATCAGTAAGTACGTTAAGAATTGGAGGTGTACCAGGAGGAACTGGAACTCTTCAAATTGGATTAGTGGCAAGTCCAACAGATATGTCAACATTTACTCCTATTGGAAATGCCATAGCATTAAGCAGCTCTACAGCAACAACTACAACTGTAAATGTTCCTACTTCAACTTATCAGTATATAGCATTTAAATTTTCTGCAAGTATGGTACACCAGGCATTACGTTTAGATAATGTTGTATTAACTGCTGCAGGATCACTTGGCACTTCTAATAATGTAAAATCAACAAACACTATCAAGTTTGCTGTAAACTCAGAAAACACCGCTTTACAATTTGTATCTAAAAAAGATCCGAAGAATATTCAGATTTATTCTGCGACTGGACAAAAATTAGCTGAAGGAAAACTAAATAACCAAAGATTTGATATCAGTAAACTTCAAACTGGTATTTACTATATCGCGATTGAAACCGCTGAAGGTTCAGTAACGAAATCAAAATTTATTAAAAAGTAA
- a CDS encoding sulfite exporter TauE/SafE family protein — protein sequence MVISRKVQVRLNVLLITIAVLFIVIFSMYNLGYLDELLNILAKDNYIFYWMLLVGVFAEIVAGSMGMGYGVICTTTLLFLNIPPHIVSASIHSAESFTTAAGSISHIKLKNVSKSLVKKLAIPAVIGAVIGALSLTYLGEYYSKITKTIIAFYTLYLGIQILSNAFKPKQNRALKRKTNLTRLGLIGGFIDSFAGGGWGPLVTGTLIKNAFTPRFAVGSSTVAKFILTITAAVTFFFTLGIQHWNIILGLLMGGIVTAPFSAMLTAKLPVKKMFLFIGSLVIVMSLITIYKSIFK from the coding sequence ATGGTAATTTCAAGAAAAGTCCAGGTAAGGCTGAATGTGCTGCTGATTACTATTGCAGTATTGTTTATTGTAATTTTCTCAATGTATAATTTAGGATATCTAGACGAACTCCTGAATATCTTAGCCAAAGACAATTATATTTTTTACTGGATGCTTTTAGTAGGTGTTTTTGCAGAAATTGTAGCTGGATCTATGGGAATGGGTTATGGCGTAATATGTACAACAACACTGCTATTTCTGAATATTCCGCCCCATATTGTAAGTGCAAGTATTCATTCTGCGGAAAGCTTTACGACGGCTGCAGGAAGTATAAGTCATATCAAACTGAAAAATGTAAGTAAAAGTTTAGTTAAGAAATTAGCCATTCCTGCGGTAATAGGAGCGGTTATCGGTGCTTTGTCTCTGACTTATCTGGGCGAGTATTATTCTAAGATTACCAAAACCATCATTGCTTTTTATACTTTGTATCTTGGTATTCAAATTCTTTCCAATGCTTTTAAGCCCAAACAGAATAGAGCTTTAAAAAGGAAAACAAATCTTACGAGATTAGGCCTGATCGGAGGTTTTATAGATTCTTTTGCTGGTGGAGGATGGGGACCGTTAGTAACGGGGACTCTAATTAAAAATGCTTTTACACCAAGGTTTGCAGTAGGAAGTTCAACGGTTGCCAAATTCATTTTAACTATTACCGCAGCAGTTACCTTCTTTTTTACACTGGGAATTCAACACTGGAATATTATTCTGGGACTTTTAATGGGTGGGATTGTAACGGCTCCTTTTTCAGCGATGCTTACAGCGAAGCTGCCTGTAAAAAAGATGTTTTTGTTTATCGGAAGTTTGGTCATTGTGATGAGTTTAATTACTATTTATAAATCCATTTTCAAATAA
- a CDS encoding thermonuclease family protein — MGIVKKLFFLMLIGASSLILSQTKAKVIGIKDGDTILVLDQDNNQVTLRLAEIDCPEKGQPFGKNAKQFTSDLVYGKQIQYYKTNSDRYGRIIAKVYFNNDQYLSEKIIKEGFGWWYYQYSDNQNLGVLESKARSLKLGLWSGSGTVSPWEWRKAKRAAYQERKAKAKLSSISLKEISK, encoded by the coding sequence ATGGGAATAGTAAAGAAGTTGTTTTTTTTAATGTTGATTGGTGCTTCAAGTTTAATCTTATCACAGACTAAAGCGAAAGTAATAGGTATCAAAGATGGAGATACTATTTTGGTTCTTGATCAAGATAATAACCAAGTTACATTGCGCCTCGCAGAAATAGATTGTCCGGAAAAAGGACAGCCATTTGGAAAAAATGCCAAGCAGTTCACGAGTGATCTTGTTTATGGTAAACAAATCCAATATTACAAAACCAATTCTGACCGATATGGTAGAATAATAGCTAAAGTGTATTTTAATAATGACCAGTATCTCTCTGAAAAAATTATAAAAGAAGGTTTTGGATGGTGGTATTATCAATATTCTGATAACCAAAATTTAGGGGTATTAGAATCTAAAGCAAGATCTCTTAAATTAGGACTTTGGTCGGGTAGTGGAACCGTTTCACCTTGGGAATGGAGAAAAGCAAAAAGAGCAGCTTATCAAGAGAGAAAAGCAAAAGCTAAACTATCATCAATCTCGTTAAAGGAAATTTCAAAGTAA
- a CDS encoding Crp/Fnr family transcriptional regulator gives MKELFDFILRFGNLNQQQIDFITSKATKLHFPKDAYFSEAGKIARQVGFIVDGILRVCYYDNKGEEITKYFIEENNLVVDLESFDNEICSSTYVQAVTDCTMIVFSRKNWLELLQTIVGWEAIVHKIISRALIQKVERRSPLVSEDATTRYLKFLEIYPTVVNRIPLSYIASYLGITQSSLSRIRKNIR, from the coding sequence ATGAAAGAACTATTCGATTTTATTTTAAGATTTGGAAATCTCAACCAACAGCAAATCGACTTTATCACAAGCAAAGCCACTAAACTTCATTTTCCAAAAGATGCCTATTTTTCGGAAGCAGGAAAAATTGCCCGTCAGGTAGGATTCATCGTGGACGGTATTTTACGAGTCTGCTATTACGATAATAAAGGCGAAGAGATCACCAAATATTTTATTGAAGAAAATAATCTGGTCGTAGATCTGGAAAGTTTTGATAATGAAATCTGTTCCAGCACCTATGTTCAGGCAGTTACTGATTGTACCATGATCGTTTTTTCAAGAAAAAACTGGCTGGAGCTTTTACAGACCATTGTTGGATGGGAAGCCATTGTTCATAAAATTATTTCAAGAGCATTGATCCAAAAAGTGGAAAGAAGAAGTCCTTTGGTTTCGGAGGATGCAACAACGAGATACCTCAAGTTTTTAGAGATCTATCCTACCGTTGTTAACCGTATTCCGCTTTCTTATATCGCTTCTTACCTAGGCATTACGCAGTCTTCACTCAGTAGAATAAGAAAAAATATACGCTAA
- a CDS encoding DUF2314 domain-containing protein yields the protein MENSTVFFADGSDPKMIEAYKKAQETFKYFWREQSWEYNRIIPGLNVSCVKAAFSQENPDSDEPIVEHMWLNEIDFDGDRVKGILINQPNDLTNIEVGDYVDVPLNEISDWLFAMTPMTPKPKGLSKLFSSSAEPLPKAYGGFTIQKMRSDMSASERKEHDKAWGLDFGDYNDIEIVHGQKEQPENLIEHPMSRNSKENFVQFLKDYPDEMNYADENGFTLLHRETIAGNLTSIKILLEAGADKNAQAKNGKTALDYARQLNWEHLIPVLSN from the coding sequence ATGGAAAACAGTACCGTTTTTTTTGCAGACGGAAGCGATCCGAAAATGATTGAAGCCTATAAAAAGGCTCAGGAAACTTTTAAATACTTCTGGAGAGAACAATCCTGGGAGTATAACAGAATTATTCCGGGACTTAATGTTTCTTGTGTAAAAGCTGCTTTTTCTCAGGAAAACCCAGATTCTGATGAGCCAATCGTAGAACATATGTGGCTTAATGAAATTGATTTCGATGGTGATCGTGTAAAAGGAATCTTGATCAACCAACCCAATGACCTTACCAATATAGAAGTTGGTGATTATGTGGATGTCCCTTTAAATGAAATCAGTGACTGGCTTTTTGCCATGACCCCAATGACCCCAAAGCCCAAAGGTCTCTCTAAACTTTTCTCATCTTCAGCAGAACCTTTACCAAAAGCTTATGGTGGTTTTACCATTCAGAAGATGCGTTCCGATATGTCAGCTTCAGAAAGAAAAGAACATGACAAAGCCTGGGGGCTGGATTTTGGAGATTATAACGACATTGAAATCGTTCATGGGCAGAAAGAACAACCCGAAAACCTCATCGAACATCCAATGAGTAGAAACTCCAAGGAAAATTTTGTCCAGTTTTTAAAAGATTATCCTGATGAGATGAATTATGCAGACGAAAATGGATTTACACTTCTTCACAGAGAAACAATTGCTGGAAATTTAACTTCAATAAAAATCTTACTGGAAGCCGGTGCTGATAAGAATGCACAAGCCAAGAACGGAAAAACAGCACTCGATTATGCAAGACAGCTGAATTGGGAACATTTGATTCCTGTTTTAAGTAATTAA
- a CDS encoding TonB-dependent receptor plug domain-containing protein, with the protein MKKKVLSILSLSTVLWMNAQEKDSLNQKQIEEVVVTGQYRQQSINKSIYKVEVINEQQIKNMAATNVADVLNQSLNVLIVSDRNSGNSTASLMGLGGEYTKVLIDNIPVVGDIGLGNNIDLTKLNINNVERIEIVRGSMGVDYGSNAVAGVINIITKKNSQKKLTLNASVQEETVGKEYDWYKKGEGRHIQTLNVGYNIDEHWYVGANINRNDFQGFKGSQEGYKYFEQDKKRGYLWQPKDVLNVDGILRYSKNKTSIFYKFGFLNEKLNYYNPTVQEYFYDVENMTYAGVDRDYKTTRYLNQLNVQTKLGSINYTGDFSYQTQDRKYRDYTYDIPNRKLAKSKDEYQSYNKSDVFYSRGVFSNFLDSKKIDFQLGYELDHTSGYAGNIAGDFGGTDNIKRKIFNYANFMSVEWNATDWLSLRPGYRLALSDKFNTLHNYSLTARAKITENDNIRLVVGSANRFPNFDELYTFRVDSNHDIRGNEDLIPEEGITASLNAGKRIKTSSGWDLNLGASATYMKVKDRIELALINPQPLKYKYININNFRSYIFEANFRAQKGPFSFAANGTYYGISKELSEGGVTSPDDFFGTFEANVAANYTVPKFNTTLSLFYKYTGKSQMFVLVSPDLKTSHYEIGERGDFNMMNFIVTQPFFKNHFEVSLGVKNIFDVSSVRDTTIPGNAHESADPNSNLFYGRSYFARVGYNF; encoded by the coding sequence ATGAAGAAGAAGGTGCTTTCTATACTCTCATTATCCACTGTCTTGTGGATGAATGCACAGGAAAAAGATTCTCTAAATCAAAAACAGATAGAAGAAGTTGTCGTTACGGGACAATATAGACAACAATCAATTAATAAATCCATTTATAAAGTTGAAGTGATCAATGAACAACAGATTAAAAATATGGCGGCTACCAATGTTGCCGATGTTTTAAATCAAAGTTTGAACGTTCTGATTGTTTCTGATCGTAATTCAGGAAACTCAACAGCGAGTCTTATGGGACTTGGCGGAGAATATACTAAAGTTCTTATAGATAATATTCCTGTTGTGGGAGATATTGGTCTTGGGAATAATATAGATCTTACGAAATTGAACATTAATAATGTTGAACGTATTGAGATTGTAAGAGGATCAATGGGCGTAGACTATGGAAGTAATGCTGTTGCAGGCGTAATTAATATTATTACCAAGAAGAACAGTCAGAAAAAGTTGACTTTAAATGCTTCGGTACAGGAAGAAACTGTTGGTAAAGAGTATGACTGGTATAAAAAAGGAGAAGGAAGACATATCCAAACTTTAAATGTAGGTTATAATATTGATGAGCATTGGTATGTTGGCGCTAATATAAATCGTAATGATTTTCAGGGATTCAAAGGGAGTCAGGAGGGGTATAAATACTTTGAACAAGATAAAAAAAGAGGCTATTTGTGGCAGCCAAAAGATGTTTTAAATGTTGATGGAATATTGAGATATAGTAAAAATAAGACTTCAATTTTCTACAAATTTGGTTTTTTAAATGAAAAATTAAATTACTATAATCCTACTGTTCAGGAATATTTTTATGATGTAGAAAATATGACATATGCCGGAGTAGATAGAGACTATAAAACGACACGATATCTAAATCAGCTTAATGTACAGACTAAATTGGGAAGCATAAATTATACAGGTGATTTCTCTTATCAAACACAGGATAGAAAATACAGAGATTACACTTATGATATTCCTAACAGAAAGCTGGCTAAAAGTAAAGACGAGTATCAATCTTATAATAAGTCAGATGTTTTTTATTCCAGAGGTGTATTTAGTAATTTTTTAGATAGTAAAAAAATTGATTTCCAATTAGGATATGAATTAGATCATACCTCAGGTTATGCTGGTAATATCGCAGGAGATTTTGGTGGTACGGATAACATCAAAAGAAAAATATTTAATTATGCTAATTTCATGTCTGTTGAATGGAATGCAACAGATTGGTTATCACTTCGTCCGGGCTATCGTTTAGCCTTAAGTGATAAGTTTAATACTTTACATAATTACTCTTTAACTGCAAGAGCAAAAATCACTGAAAATGACAATATTAGATTGGTGGTTGGTAGTGCAAACAGATTTCCAAATTTTGATGAATTATATACTTTTAGAGTAGATAGTAATCATGATATTCGTGGAAATGAAGATCTAATTCCGGAAGAAGGTATAACGGCCTCTTTAAATGCAGGAAAAAGAATAAAAACATCTTCTGGTTGGGATCTTAACTTGGGAGCAAGTGCAACTTATATGAAAGTAAAAGACAGAATAGAACTTGCTTTAATCAATCCACAACCACTAAAATATAAATACATCAATATAAACAATTTCCGTTCTTATATTTTTGAAGCTAATTTCCGGGCTCAAAAAGGACCGTTCTCGTTTGCTGCAAATGGAACTTATTATGGAATTTCAAAAGAATTAAGTGAAGGTGGTGTTACCTCACCAGATGATTTTTTTGGAACTTTTGAAGCTAATGTAGCTGCAAACTATACTGTACCAAAGTTTAATACGACTTTGTCCTTATTCTATAAATATACTGGAAAATCACAAATGTTTGTTTTAGTATCTCCAGATCTAAAAACATCTCATTACGAAATTGGAGAACGTGGAGATTTCAACATGATGAACTTTATTGTTACCCAACCTTTCTTTAAAAATCATTTTGAAGTGAGCTTAGGGGTTAAAAATATTTTTGATGTATCCTCTGTAAGAGATACCACTATACCTGGAAATGCTCATGAGTCAGCAGACCCAAATTCGAATCTTTTTTATGGCAGAAGTTACTTTGCAAGAGTAGGCTATAATTTTTAA
- a CDS encoding T9SS type A sorting domain-containing protein: MRTKLLLASMFAFGVQQTVLAQTDANGYTTVNLTTGANYQNRVFFDFSANNIVSQPADTWDVAFFRNSSMSFGTRINDAQNVEVYQASAVPTDWDNINIANIASWGAPLYNPDQITSLQEGAFEQGTAMYGWGDYNGGTHHIDGKVVFVLKYVTTNTYVKFMITDYFGGYTFKYSKWNGTSWDATQTKTIANGTDDAYFNYFSFATGDKVANLEPSKANWDLMFTRYWTDYPYVDPQGNPQTMKYRMSGAIQSPTISVAKVKPETQATATSTIPASNAFSSNITAIGHSWKPTSGIYNDVVYYVKQGADYYRMYFTSNGGATSGNMYFKYKNITSTLGIKEVGTKASFGIYPNPTASDKKVTILFDVKEKANNKGNVEVYDLSGKQVYKAELTNQTGFYKQDLNLSTLTSGTYLVKITYGGNTETKKLIVK, encoded by the coding sequence ATGAGAACAAAACTACTTTTGGCTTCAATGTTTGCATTCGGTGTTCAACAGACAGTATTGGCACAAACAGATGCAAATGGATATACTACGGTTAATTTAACAACAGGAGCAAATTACCAAAATCGTGTGTTTTTTGATTTTAGTGCCAATAATATTGTATCGCAACCAGCAGACACCTGGGATGTTGCTTTCTTCAGAAATTCAAGCATGAGTTTTGGAACCAGAATCAATGATGCTCAAAACGTAGAAGTATATCAGGCTTCTGCAGTTCCTACAGACTGGGATAATATTAATATTGCCAATATTGCTTCCTGGGGGGCTCCTTTGTATAATCCTGACCAAATTACTTCTCTTCAGGAAGGGGCATTTGAACAGGGAACTGCAATGTACGGATGGGGAGATTATAATGGCGGAACACATCATATTGATGGAAAAGTGGTTTTCGTTTTAAAATATGTGACCACAAATACGTATGTGAAATTCATGATTACTGATTATTTTGGTGGATATACTTTTAAATATTCAAAATGGAACGGAACATCTTGGGATGCTACCCAAACAAAAACTATAGCCAATGGAACGGATGATGCTTACTTTAATTACTTTTCTTTCGCTACAGGAGATAAAGTAGCCAACCTTGAACCATCAAAAGCTAATTGGGATCTGATGTTTACAAGATATTGGACTGATTATCCTTATGTTGACCCACAGGGAAACCCACAAACAATGAAGTACAGAATGTCAGGAGCTATTCAAAGTCCAACAATTTCCGTAGCAAAGGTAAAACCAGAAACACAGGCAACTGCTACATCTACTATTCCTGCATCCAATGCTTTTTCCAGTAATATTACTGCAATTGGTCATTCATGGAAACCTACCTCAGGAATTTATAATGATGTTGTCTACTATGTAAAACAAGGGGCTGATTATTACAGAATGTACTTTACATCTAATGGTGGTGCCACTTCAGGTAATATGTACTTCAAATACAAAAACATTACCTCTACTTTAGGAATTAAAGAAGTAGGCACAAAAGCTTCTTTTGGAATTTATCCGAATCCTACAGCATCTGATAAAAAAGTAACAATTTTGTTTGATGTAAAAGAAAAAGCAAACAACAAAGGAAATGTTGAAGTATATGATCTTTCAGGGAAGCAAGTTTACAAAGCTGAATTAACCAATCAAACTGGTTTCTATAAGCAAGACCTGAATTTATCAACACTTACTTCCGGAACTTATCTGGTAAAAATAACTTATGGTGGAAACACCGAAACCAAAAAGTTAATTGTAAAATAA
- a CDS encoding putative quinol monooxygenase, producing the protein MNLHIVALFKFHENYLMEAVELFQNLVRETRKEEGCLQYDLIEDKDNKGTFFMIELWETVEHHNNHIGQDHLLNFRTDTSRMMESSTEVYKGFKIY; encoded by the coding sequence ATGAATTTACATATCGTTGCGCTTTTTAAGTTTCATGAAAACTACTTAATGGAAGCGGTGGAATTATTTCAGAATTTAGTAAGGGAAACAAGAAAAGAAGAGGGCTGTCTGCAGTATGATCTTATTGAAGATAAGGATAATAAAGGAACCTTTTTTATGATTGAATTATGGGAAACGGTAGAACACCATAATAACCATATAGGTCAGGATCACCTTCTAAATTTTCGTACCGATACTTCCAGGATGATGGAAAGTTCAACTGAGGTATATAAAGGATTTAAGATCTACTAA
- a CDS encoding DUF4268 domain-containing protein, translating to MFSKQEAQQLKKEFWTAFGKSFPRKWMLYDTKVKDFAFKFNADNKKAEVSLDIEMKDEIFRNAYYEKIWSLEDILKDYVGEFNKDEYFTLDNGKVISKIWIEKHNVSIFNKNTWSDIFEFFVEKMDGFERFYYEYEDFIKDV from the coding sequence ATGTTCAGTAAACAAGAAGCACAGCAGCTAAAGAAGGAGTTTTGGACGGCTTTTGGAAAGTCGTTTCCAAGAAAATGGATGTTATATGATACAAAAGTGAAAGACTTTGCATTTAAATTTAATGCAGATAATAAAAAAGCTGAAGTTTCTCTGGATATTGAAATGAAGGATGAAATTTTTAGGAACGCGTATTATGAGAAGATATGGTCTTTGGAGGACATTCTTAAAGATTATGTGGGCGAGTTCAATAAAGATGAATATTTCACTTTAGATAACGGAAAAGTGATCAGTAAAATCTGGATCGAAAAACATAACGTTTCCATCTTTAATAAAAACACCTGGAGTGATATTTTCGAATTTTTTGTTGAAAAAATGGATGGTTTCGAAAGATTTTATTATGAGTATGAAGACTTTATAAAGGATGTTTAA
- a CDS encoding SDR family oxidoreductase translates to MKSVLITGANRSIGLEITKQLSAKGLFVYLGSRNLEKGEAVVEELNQNGYQNIKAIEIDVTNPDSVAAAKNIVEKEQGKLDILINNAGILGTNPQTASETSIKEIQNVFDTNFFGVITVTQAFLDLLKKSDSPRISNITSGLGSLTLHSDPTWKYYNFKTAGYGTSKAALNAYTIVLAYELKDLPFKVNVIDPGYTATDFNAHSGPGSVESAASFIIKHTLTDENAPTGQFYSNDIEDEIGISPW, encoded by the coding sequence ATGAAATCAGTATTAATAACAGGAGCCAACAGAAGTATTGGCCTTGAAATAACAAAACAACTTTCAGCAAAAGGATTATTCGTTTACTTAGGGAGTCGTAATCTCGAAAAAGGAGAAGCCGTAGTAGAGGAACTTAATCAAAATGGGTATCAGAATATCAAAGCCATTGAAATCGATGTTACCAATCCCGATTCAGTCGCTGCAGCTAAGAATATTGTAGAAAAAGAACAGGGAAAACTGGATATCCTGATCAATAATGCAGGTATCTTAGGAACCAACCCTCAAACGGCATCAGAGACCTCGATCAAAGAGATCCAAAATGTATTTGACACCAATTTCTTTGGAGTAATCACTGTTACACAGGCTTTTTTAGATTTACTTAAAAAATCTGACAGTCCGAGAATCAGTAACATTACCTCGGGACTTGGTTCTTTAACCCTACACAGCGATCCTACCTGGAAATATTACAATTTTAAAACAGCAGGATACGGAACATCAAAAGCAGCTTTAAATGCTTACACTATTGTATTAGCGTATGAATTAAAAGATCTTCCTTTTAAAGTCAATGTAATTGATCCCGGTTATACCGCAACTGATTTCAATGCCCACAGTGGTCCGGGTTCTGTAGAAAGCGCCGCATCTTTCATTATTAAACACACGCTGACTGATGAAAATGCCCCGACAGGACAATTTTACAGTAATGATATTGAAGATGAGATAGGAATTAGTCCGTGGTAA
- a CDS encoding DUF1801 domain-containing protein: protein MTTEEQIQEYIISQPGQKRHDMETLHQYILQVMPDCQLWFLDGKNDKGETVSNPNIGYGFHVMKYADGSTRDFYQIGISANTAGISVYVLGINDKNYLPQTYGKKIGKASVTGYCIKFKALKDINIEVLGEAIRDGVEKSLES, encoded by the coding sequence ATGACAACAGAAGAACAAATCCAAGAATACATCATTAGTCAACCTGGGCAAAAACGCCACGATATGGAAACGTTGCATCAGTACATTCTGCAGGTAATGCCGGACTGTCAATTATGGTTTCTGGATGGTAAAAACGATAAGGGAGAAACGGTTTCCAATCCTAATATCGGATATGGGTTTCATGTCATGAAATATGCTGATGGAAGCACCAGGGATTTTTATCAAATTGGTATTAGTGCCAACACAGCTGGTATTTCTGTTTATGTTCTTGGAATTAATGATAAGAACTATTTACCTCAAACCTATGGAAAAAAAATAGGAAAAGCGAGTGTAACTGGGTATTGTATTAAGTTCAAAGCACTGAAGGATATCAATATTGAAGTGCTTGGGGAGGCGATACGAGATGGAGTTGAGAAAAGCCTGGAGTCATAA